The Thermoflavifilum sp. genome contains a region encoding:
- a CDS encoding class IV adenylate cyclase: MPLNMEFKARVADLDGARNWLISRRARFIGIDEQRDVYFRVPEGRLKLRMGNIERALIYYRRAEENDIKRSDVWLYPVQDGDALKQLLALSLGILADVSKRREIYFIGPAKFHLDHVMGLGYFVEVEVIDQASTADVQELEKLATYYLEELHIAREQLVRASYLDLLLAINDR, from the coding sequence ATGCCGTTGAATATGGAGTTTAAAGCCAGGGTGGCCGATCTTGATGGGGCCAGAAATTGGTTGATAAGCAGGCGTGCACGATTTATAGGTATAGACGAGCAGCGGGATGTGTATTTTCGGGTGCCTGAAGGCCGGTTAAAGCTACGCATGGGCAATATTGAACGGGCGTTAATTTATTATCGTCGTGCAGAAGAAAATGATATCAAACGTTCGGATGTATGGTTATATCCTGTGCAGGATGGGGATGCATTGAAACAATTACTCGCACTAAGTTTGGGCATACTGGCCGATGTCAGCAAAAGAAGAGAAATTTATTTCATCGGGCCAGCTAAATTTCATCTTGATCATGTAATGGGGCTGGGCTATTTTGTGGAAGTGGAAGTCATTGATCAAGCCTCTACCGCTGATGTACAGGAGCTGGAAAAGCTGGCAACTTATTATCTCGAGGAGCTTCATATTGCCAGAGAGCAACTTGTTCGGGCTTCTTATCTCGATTTATTACTGGCCATTAATGATAGATGA
- the dnaG gene encoding DNA primase, which yields MISRTSISEVLQRVDIVDVIGSFVRLKKRGANYLGLCPFHQEKTPSFTVSPTKEIYKCFGCGRSGNVISFLMEHEKLSYVEAIRWLAQRYHVELEETEVSPEWKEQQMLADSLFIINQFAQEFFTHALLETEEGRHIGLSYLQERGLRIHIIQKFQLGYAPENGQTFAQAALAKGYRSEYLLKTGLITRRTPSTYNQDSEFPYRDPYAGRIIFPIHNMSGKVVGFGARTLRNDPHSPKYINTPENETYVKSKILYGLYQARQAIGREDECLLVEGYMDVLAMHQAGIENTVASSGTSLTTDQLQLIRKLTRHLTIVYDGDAAGIKAAQRGMDLALEQGLDVRLVLLPDGEDPDSFVHKHGAQALREFIATNKKDIILFQLETAVAGASDNIEKKSALINQIAATLAHLHDSTDFLRRQEYIRRCSQLLHIDEQGLTSLVNKLIREQLQRKSPSPITRSEGEMLAQTPEDPQQANALLLLQQDQQQEKGLIKILLKYGHLPLKENYTIADFIFNQGVQLELIDHPVAKLIMLEYQQLYEKHQTFDLRYFLYHENQEISQFVAEVLNLQSDEPLSDKWEQRFQLQIQREQDIPIDQAIQTVHHLKMRKLKKMIADNLRELQQAQTEEDLLRGIQLHQQLKALEKQLADATGTVIYH from the coding sequence ATGATTTCCAGAACAAGCATATCGGAAGTGCTGCAGCGGGTCGACATTGTAGATGTCATCGGCAGCTTTGTGCGCCTGAAAAAGCGGGGAGCTAATTATCTGGGTCTCTGCCCCTTCCACCAGGAAAAAACGCCCTCCTTTACCGTTTCGCCGACAAAAGAGATTTACAAATGCTTCGGATGCGGTCGCAGTGGCAACGTGATCAGTTTTCTCATGGAGCATGAAAAGCTAAGCTATGTGGAGGCTATCCGCTGGCTCGCCCAGCGCTATCATGTGGAACTGGAGGAAACGGAAGTATCGCCCGAGTGGAAGGAACAACAGATGCTGGCCGATAGCCTGTTTATCATCAACCAGTTTGCACAGGAATTTTTTACTCACGCCCTGCTGGAAACCGAAGAAGGAAGGCATATCGGGCTGAGTTATCTGCAGGAAAGAGGTCTGCGGATTCATATCATTCAAAAGTTCCAGCTGGGCTATGCCCCGGAAAATGGACAGACTTTTGCACAGGCGGCACTGGCTAAAGGTTATCGTAGTGAATACCTGTTGAAAACAGGCCTGATCACCAGACGCACGCCTTCCACCTACAACCAGGATAGCGAATTCCCTTACCGCGATCCCTATGCTGGCCGCATCATTTTTCCCATTCATAATATGAGTGGAAAAGTTGTAGGTTTTGGTGCGCGCACCCTGCGCAACGATCCCCATTCGCCTAAATATATCAACACACCAGAAAATGAGACCTATGTAAAAAGTAAAATCCTGTACGGCCTGTATCAAGCCCGGCAAGCTATCGGTCGGGAAGACGAATGTCTGCTGGTAGAAGGTTATATGGATGTACTGGCCATGCACCAGGCCGGCATTGAGAATACAGTGGCTTCGAGTGGTACCTCGCTTACCACAGATCAATTGCAACTCATCCGAAAGCTTACCCGCCATCTTACCATCGTGTATGATGGCGATGCAGCTGGTATTAAAGCCGCCCAAAGAGGTATGGATCTGGCGCTGGAACAGGGATTGGATGTGAGGCTGGTGCTCTTGCCCGATGGCGAAGATCCGGATAGCTTCGTGCATAAACACGGAGCCCAGGCGCTCAGGGAGTTTATCGCTACAAATAAAAAAGATATCATCCTCTTCCAGCTGGAAACCGCAGTGGCAGGGGCATCTGACAATATTGAAAAAAAATCCGCTTTAATTAACCAGATAGCCGCTACCCTGGCTCATTTGCACGATAGTACCGATTTTCTCCGCCGCCAGGAATACATCCGACGATGCAGCCAGCTGCTGCATATCGATGAACAGGGGCTGACCTCTTTAGTCAATAAACTCATCCGGGAACAGCTTCAACGAAAATCACCATCGCCCATAACCCGGTCCGAAGGTGAAATGCTGGCACAAACACCTGAAGATCCGCAGCAAGCCAACGCTTTGCTATTGCTCCAGCAAGACCAGCAACAGGAAAAAGGATTGATCAAAATTTTGCTCAAATACGGACACTTACCCCTGAAAGAAAACTATACCATTGCCGATTTCATCTTCAATCAGGGAGTGCAACTGGAATTGATTGATCATCCTGTGGCTAAATTGATCATGCTGGAATATCAACAACTCTATGAAAAACATCAAACGTTTGATTTGCGATATTTTCTATATCATGAAAATCAGGAAATCAGTCAGTTCGTGGCCGAAGTATTAAACCTGCAATCCGATGAGCCTTTGAGTGATAAATGGGAACAACGCTTTCAACTACAGATACAACGTGAACAGGATATTCCGATTGACCAGGCCATTCAAACGGTCCATCATTTAAAAATGCGCAAACTGAAAAAGATGATTGCTGATAACCTGCGCGAGCTCCAACAGGCACAAACGGAAGAAGATCTATTGCGTGGCATTCAACTGCATCAACAACTGAAAGCGCTTGAAAAACAACTTGCAGATGCCACCGGCACCGTCATCTATCATTAA